From one Mytilus edulis chromosome 1, xbMytEdul2.2, whole genome shotgun sequence genomic stretch:
- the LOC139519881 gene encoding uncharacterized protein — translation MAENLKVLAALEDSDELLLLSLCKEEKGNFPGIEVEKLTNEQCRSFFRFDKDDIDILRRALRIPEKVVCSNRTTARGIDGLCMVLRRLAYPCRLEDLEYIFGRSKTELSLIINEVLDYIHDNHCHLLSDFNMSWLSQECLERFAGAVFDRDGPLDSCWGFIDGTVRPICRPQENQRLVFNGHKRSHALKFQSIVTPNGIISNLFGPIEGRRHDAGMLRESDILAQMRVHMTTPQGRIFCIYGDPAYPVTDGYIIAPFRGGVISRNQMIFNKRMSAVRICVEWAFGKVLSLFAFLDYKKNLKLYLQPVGKYYKVAVLLTNCHTCLYGSETGIFFDVSPPTLEEYLLG, via the coding sequence ATGGCGGAAAACTTGAAAGTGTTAGCAGCTTTAGAAGACTCCGATGAATTACTGCTTTTGTCATTATGTAAAGAGGAAAAGGGCAATTTTCCAGGTATAGAAGTTGAAAAACTTACAAATGAACAGTGTCGATCTTTTTTTAGATTTGATAAAGATGATATTGACATTCTTCGTCGCGCCCTGCGTATACCAGAGAAAGTTGTATGTAGTAATCGCACCACGGCAAGGGGTATTGATGGACTTTGCATGGTATTACGACGACTTGCCTACCCTTGTCGCCTTGAAGATCTAGAATATATATTTGGCAGATCAAAAACAGAACTTTCTCTCATTATCAATGAAGTTCTCGATTACATACATGACAATCATTGTCATCTTCTTTCAGACTTCAACATGAGTTGGCTCTCACAAGAGTGTTTAGAACGTTTTGCAGGTGCGGTTTTCGATCGTGATGGGCCTTTAGATAGCTGCTGGGGTTTTATCGACGGTACTGTTAGACCAATATGCAGACCACAGGAAAACCAAAGACTTGTGTTTAATGGCCACAAAAGGTCACATGCCTTGAAATTTCAAAGCATTGTTACCCCTAATGGGATCATCTCAAACTTGTTTGGTCCCATAGAAGGACGTCGACATGACGCAGGAATGTTACGTGAAAGTGACATTTTAGCACAAATGAGGGTCCATATGACAACTCCACAGGGGCGAATATTTTGCATCTATGGTGACCCGGCATATCCGGTGACTGATGGATATATAATTGCACCATTCAGAGGCGGAGTCATCTCCAGGAATCAAAtgattttcaacaaaagaatgtCAGCAGTACGCATTTGTGTGGAGTGGGCTTTTGGGAAAGTTTTGTCATTATTTGCATTTCTAGACTACAAGAAAAATCTAAAGTTATATCTGCAACCCGTGGGAAAGTATTACAAAGTAGCAGTTCTACTGACAAATTGCCATACCTGTCTTTATGGCAGTGAAACCGGGATATTTTTCGATGTATCACCACCAACATTAGAGGAATACCTATTGGGCTGA